One Amycolatopsis sp. NBC_00355 genomic window carries:
- a CDS encoding phosphoadenosine phosphosulfate reductase domain-containing protein has translation MHHVIQWSGGIGSWAATELVHRNHPDDPITLLFADTKIEDSDLYRFNADASARLGIPITRVCDGQTPFELFVQRRYLGNARIAPCSQVLKQRPCRRWLTEHADPADTVLYVGLEPDEQRRAPAITAGWHPWRVEYPLMQHSDLTKDDLLAWCRNGRHRLQVGSPTTARDRAG, from the coding sequence ATGCACCACGTGATCCAATGGTCTGGTGGCATCGGCTCCTGGGCCGCCACCGAACTCGTGCACCGCAATCACCCAGACGACCCGATCACGCTGCTGTTCGCGGACACCAAAATCGAGGACAGCGATCTCTACCGGTTCAACGCTGACGCCTCCGCGCGACTCGGGATCCCGATCACCCGGGTCTGCGACGGCCAGACCCCGTTCGAGCTGTTCGTGCAGCGCAGATACCTGGGTAATGCTCGGATAGCTCCGTGCTCCCAGGTGCTGAAGCAGAGACCCTGCCGGCGGTGGCTGACCGAACACGCCGACCCGGCCGACACCGTCCTCTACGTCGGGCTCGAGCCCGACGAGCAGCGCCGGGCACCCGCGATCACCGCCGGGTGGCACCCTTGGCGGGTCGAATACCCGCTGATGCAGCACTCCGACCTCACCAAGGACGACCTGCTGGCCTGGTGCCGCAATGGCCGACACCGTCTCCAGGTGGGATCACCCACAACCGCGCGAGATCGAGCTGGATGA
- a CDS encoding DUF4192 family protein, whose product MTVYLTPGELIGSLPDTCADTLHVIALPSHPHTTPQRLISPTGAAFPTTRVRGLTTREITEHVQAVMPTDAGADVVVVVIAEEHARHWLPLRAAIAALEAELRPAGHTVIGRYWAPHTRPGAPWRDYRLPARLGTVIAPRADLDFSKPVQLCGDAPTPTWGLPFTEAGETLPARIGRFARRVVPMLVHRGEEANKTVAHAAIQAGRGEFVDDIAAFAVTTALADNAVYGPLFLLPTGLDPQRVEQLWMGLYRGSTESRMRARLATLIAASAVRRGDRDLTACALVQAHGAPGAATVGLLFQHHASADVVEHQLDEIAGRVAATRW is encoded by the coding sequence GTGACCGTGTACCTGACCCCAGGTGAACTGATCGGATCCCTGCCCGACACCTGCGCCGACACCCTGCACGTCATCGCCCTGCCCTCCCACCCGCACACCACCCCGCAGCGCCTCATCTCCCCGACCGGCGCGGCGTTCCCCACGACCCGAGTGCGAGGCCTGACCACCCGCGAGATCACCGAACACGTACAGGCCGTGATGCCGACCGACGCCGGCGCCGACGTGGTCGTCGTCGTGATCGCCGAGGAACATGCCCGGCATTGGCTGCCGCTGCGGGCCGCGATCGCCGCGCTCGAGGCCGAACTGCGCCCCGCCGGACACACCGTCATCGGCCGCTACTGGGCCCCGCATACCCGCCCTGGCGCCCCATGGCGCGACTACCGCCTCCCCGCCCGCCTCGGCACCGTCATCGCTCCGCGCGCGGACCTCGACTTCTCCAAGCCGGTCCAGCTCTGCGGTGACGCCCCGACCCCCACCTGGGGCCTCCCCTTCACCGAAGCCGGCGAGACCCTCCCGGCCCGCATCGGCCGATTCGCCCGCCGGGTCGTACCGATGCTGGTGCACCGCGGCGAGGAAGCCAACAAGACCGTCGCCCACGCCGCCATCCAGGCCGGCCGCGGTGAGTTCGTCGACGACATCGCGGCGTTCGCGGTCACGACCGCGCTGGCCGACAATGCCGTCTACGGGCCGCTGTTCTTGCTGCCGACCGGCCTCGACCCGCAGCGGGTCGAGCAGCTGTGGATGGGCCTCTACCGCGGCAGCACCGAGTCGCGGATGCGTGCTCGGCTTGCCACGTTGATCGCGGCCAGCGCCGTACGCCGCGGCGACCGCGACCTCACCGCCTGCGCTCTGGTCCAGGCCCACGGCGCACCGGGCGCGGCAACCGTCGGACTGTTGTTCCAGCACCACGCCAGCGCCGACGTTGTTGAGCACCAGCTCGACGAGATCGCCGGCCGGGTCGCCGCGACGCGCTGGTAA